One genomic window of Cupriavidus malaysiensis includes the following:
- a CDS encoding aspartate aminotransferase family protein — MDAAKTVIPDLDALWMPFTANRQYKAAPRLLASASGMYYSTHDGRKVLDACAGLWCVAAGHCRTEITEAVARQVQTLDYAPPFQMGHPLAFEAATKVAGIMPAGLDRIFFTNSGSESVDTALKIALAYHRARGEGQRTRIIGRERGYHGVGFGGMAVGGIGPNRKMFSANLMPGTDHLPATLNIAEAGFSKGQPQWGAHLADDLERILALHDPSNVAAVIVEPLAGSAGVLVPPVGYLERLREITSKHGILLIFDEVITAFGRLGAATAAERFQVTPDLITMAKAINNAAVPMGAVAVKREVHDAVVNAAAAGAIELPHGYTYSAHPLACAAAIAALDIYARENLFGRAAALAPAFEAAVHGVRGAPHVKDIRNLGMVAGIELEPRAGQPGARGYEAFLKCLERGVLVRYTGDILAFSPPLIIDEAQIGEIFDTVRKVLQELA; from the coding sequence ATGGACGCTGCCAAGACCGTGATTCCCGATCTCGACGCCCTGTGGATGCCCTTTACCGCCAACCGCCAGTACAAGGCCGCGCCGCGCCTGCTGGCTTCGGCCAGCGGCATGTACTACAGCACCCACGATGGCCGCAAGGTGCTGGACGCCTGTGCCGGGCTGTGGTGCGTGGCGGCCGGCCACTGCCGCACGGAGATCACCGAGGCGGTGGCCCGCCAGGTGCAGACCCTGGACTATGCGCCGCCCTTCCAGATGGGTCACCCGCTCGCCTTCGAGGCGGCCACCAAGGTGGCCGGCATCATGCCGGCGGGCCTGGACCGCATCTTCTTCACCAACTCGGGTTCGGAGTCGGTCGACACGGCGCTGAAGATCGCGCTCGCCTACCACCGCGCGCGCGGCGAAGGCCAGCGCACGCGCATCATCGGCCGCGAGCGCGGCTACCACGGCGTGGGCTTCGGCGGCATGGCGGTGGGCGGCATCGGTCCCAACCGCAAGATGTTCTCGGCCAACCTGATGCCCGGCACCGACCACCTGCCGGCCACCCTCAACATCGCCGAGGCGGGCTTCTCCAAGGGGCAGCCGCAGTGGGGCGCCCACCTGGCCGATGACCTCGAGCGCATCCTGGCGCTGCACGACCCGTCCAACGTCGCCGCGGTGATCGTCGAGCCGCTGGCCGGCTCGGCCGGCGTGCTGGTGCCGCCGGTGGGCTACCTGGAGCGCCTGCGCGAGATCACCAGCAAGCACGGCATCCTGCTGATCTTCGACGAGGTCATCACCGCCTTCGGGCGCCTGGGCGCGGCTACCGCGGCCGAGCGCTTCCAGGTGACCCCGGACCTGATCACCATGGCCAAGGCCATCAACAATGCCGCGGTGCCGATGGGCGCGGTGGCGGTCAAGCGCGAGGTGCATGACGCCGTCGTCAACGCCGCCGCCGCCGGTGCCATCGAACTGCCGCACGGCTATACCTACTCGGCCCATCCGCTGGCCTGCGCGGCCGCCATCGCGGCGCTGGACATCTATGCGCGCGAAAACCTGTTCGGCCGCGCGGCCGCGCTGGCGCCGGCCTTCGAGGCGGCAGTGCATGGCGTGCGCGGTGCGCCGCACGTGAAGGACATCCGCAACCTGGGCATGGTCGCCGGCATCGAGCTGGAACCGCGCGCCGGCCAGCCCGGCGCACGCGGTTACGAGGCCTTCCTCAAGTGCCTGGAGCGCGGCGTGCTGGTGCGCTATACCGGAGACATCCTCGCCTTCTCGCCGCCGCTGATCATCGACGAGGCCCAGATCGGCGAGATCTTCGACACGGTGCGCAAGGTCCTGCAAGAGTTGGCGTAA
- a CDS encoding TetR/AcrR family transcriptional regulator, protein MPPRKTTAKSAANTADTSAPAAPAAAEGRAASEQAVQLLDAATAHVLVHGLGDLSLRAMAEVLGTSHRMLIYYFGSADGFWEALLRRIRHAEQRVRPALAEEAADPARVLELAWERYSADSYLPIIQLLFEIYGRAIRDRERFQAFLDDVVGSWMGAMADRLHRQLGLPPAEARLRARVELATMRGLLLDLVTTGDRKGTTAALKYFAERLAPAPR, encoded by the coding sequence ATGCCGCCCAGGAAGACCACCGCGAAGTCCGCGGCGAACACCGCCGACACCTCTGCCCCGGCTGCCCCGGCCGCGGCCGAAGGGCGTGCCGCCAGCGAGCAGGCCGTGCAACTGCTGGACGCGGCCACCGCCCATGTGCTCGTGCACGGGCTGGGCGACCTGTCGCTGCGCGCCATGGCCGAGGTCCTCGGCACCAGCCACCGCATGCTGATCTACTACTTCGGCTCGGCCGACGGCTTCTGGGAGGCGCTGCTGCGCCGCATCCGCCACGCCGAGCAGCGCGTGCGCCCGGCGCTGGCGGAGGAGGCCGCCGATCCCGCGCGGGTGCTGGAGCTGGCGTGGGAACGCTATTCGGCCGACAGCTACCTGCCCATCATCCAGCTGCTGTTCGAGATCTATGGCCGCGCCATCCGCGACCGCGAGCGCTTCCAGGCCTTCCTCGACGATGTGGTCGGCAGCTGGATGGGCGCCATGGCCGACCGCCTGCACCGCCAGCTCGGCCTGCCGCCCGCCGAGGCCCGGCTGCGCGCGCGGGTGGAACTGGCCACCATGCGCGGCCTGCTGCTCGACCTCGTCACCACCGGCGACCGCAAGGGCACCACGGCCGCATTGAAGTACTTCGCCGAGCGGCTGGCACCGGCACCACGCTGA
- a CDS encoding alpha/beta fold hydrolase — protein MFDGFETHRIVVGQPAADGEQGVAIHALVGGQGPALLLLHGHPQTHVIWHKVAGELARHFTVVATDLRGYGDSGKPRGLPDHGNYSKRVMAQDQVEVMRTLGFTRFRVLAHDRGARVAHRMALDHPQAVLRLVTLDIAPTLAMYEQTSEAFARAYWHWFFLIRPAPFPETLIEADPALYLRQTMGARSAGLAPFTEAALAEYLRCLRLPGAAHGLCEDYRASAGIDLEHDRADLAAGRQVECEMLALWGEQGAVGQCFAPLEAWRRVARRVQGRALPCGHYIAEEAPERLLAEALPFLLAD, from the coding sequence ATGTTTGACGGATTCGAAACGCACCGTATCGTGGTCGGACAGCCGGCGGCGGACGGCGAGCAAGGCGTCGCCATCCACGCGCTGGTCGGCGGACAGGGGCCGGCGCTTCTGCTGCTGCACGGGCATCCGCAGACGCATGTGATCTGGCACAAGGTGGCGGGCGAACTGGCCCGGCACTTCACCGTGGTCGCCACCGACCTGCGCGGCTACGGCGACAGCGGCAAGCCGCGCGGCCTGCCCGACCACGGCAACTACAGCAAGCGCGTGATGGCGCAGGACCAGGTCGAGGTGATGCGCACGCTCGGCTTCACGCGCTTCCGCGTGCTGGCGCACGACCGCGGCGCGCGCGTGGCGCACCGCATGGCGCTGGATCACCCGCAGGCGGTGCTCCGCCTGGTCACCCTCGATATCGCGCCCACGCTGGCCATGTACGAGCAGACCAGCGAAGCCTTCGCGCGCGCCTACTGGCACTGGTTCTTCCTGATCCGCCCGGCGCCGTTTCCCGAGACGCTGATCGAGGCCGATCCGGCGCTCTACCTGCGCCAGACCATGGGCGCGCGCAGCGCCGGGCTGGCGCCCTTCACCGAGGCGGCACTGGCCGAGTACCTGCGCTGCCTGCGCTTGCCCGGCGCCGCGCACGGCCTGTGCGAGGACTACCGGGCCAGCGCCGGCATCGACCTGGAGCACGATCGCGCCGACCTCGCCGCCGGCCGCCAGGTCGAGTGCGAGATGCTGGCGCTGTGGGGCGAGCAAGGCGCGGTGGGACAGTGCTTCGCGCCGCTGGAGGCGTGGCGGCGGGTCGCGCGGCGCGTGCAGGGCCGCGCGCTGCCGTGCGGGCACTACATCGCCGAGGAGGCGCCGGAGCGGCTGCTCGCGGAGGCCTTGCCCTTCCTGCTGGCGGACTGA
- a CDS encoding M24 family metallopeptidase translates to MPKITTAVRDYRVAMMRELMDRCRLDALVFTTPDFFQFATNFQLDVWPWERPVFAVVPRDGEPFAVMNELSTNHMRFATEQQTVWLRDVTYYAEHPRVSQRLALAPQLPELLTSSLAARGLGASRIGVDVAHPLLAAAQRYLPELVLRPALAEMRAMRWVKHAEELAVMRALGALTDWVQDRYRENIRPGRLTQELDHAMSALMVEEAARRFPGEDFDILKCWTLAGPASASPHGDGAACGARIAEGDTVVNLILPRLNGYYVENERTWFCGRPDDRQARLYQVAAQATDAAVQAAVTGQRVCDMDAAAQAVIERAGFGDYVFHRTGHAVGLMLHEYPEDMAFNTRALRAGEVYSAEPGLYVYGLGGFRLDDTVVVGSEPEVIVKTPKTLEYATVG, encoded by the coding sequence ATGCCGAAGATCACCACCGCCGTACGCGATTACCGCGTCGCCATGATGCGCGAACTGATGGACCGCTGCCGGCTCGACGCCCTCGTCTTCACCACGCCGGACTTCTTCCAGTTCGCCACCAATTTCCAGCTCGACGTGTGGCCCTGGGAACGGCCCGTCTTCGCCGTAGTGCCGCGCGACGGCGAGCCGTTCGCGGTGATGAACGAACTGTCGACCAACCATATGCGTTTCGCCACCGAGCAGCAGACCGTCTGGCTGCGCGACGTCACCTACTACGCCGAGCATCCGCGCGTCTCCCAGCGGCTCGCGCTCGCCCCGCAGCTGCCGGAGCTGCTGACGTCGAGCCTGGCCGCGCGCGGCCTCGGTGCCAGCCGCATCGGCGTCGACGTCGCCCACCCGCTGCTGGCGGCCGCGCAGCGCTACCTGCCGGAACTGGTGCTGCGCCCGGCACTGGCCGAGATGCGCGCGATGCGCTGGGTCAAGCATGCGGAGGAACTCGCGGTGATGCGCGCACTGGGCGCGCTGACCGACTGGGTGCAGGACCGCTACCGCGAGAACATCCGCCCGGGCCGGCTGACGCAGGAGCTCGACCACGCCATGTCGGCGCTGATGGTCGAGGAGGCCGCGCGCCGCTTCCCGGGCGAGGACTTCGACATCCTCAAGTGCTGGACGCTGGCCGGCCCGGCCTCGGCCTCGCCGCACGGCGACGGTGCCGCCTGCGGCGCGCGCATCGCCGAGGGCGACACCGTCGTCAACCTGATCCTGCCGCGCCTCAACGGCTACTACGTCGAGAACGAGCGCACCTGGTTCTGCGGACGCCCGGATGATCGGCAGGCGCGCCTGTACCAGGTGGCGGCGCAGGCGACCGATGCCGCCGTGCAGGCGGCGGTCACCGGGCAGCGCGTGTGCGACATGGACGCGGCGGCGCAGGCGGTGATCGAGCGCGCGGGCTTCGGCGACTATGTGTTCCACCGCACCGGTCATGCGGTGGGCCTGATGCTGCACGAATACCCCGAGGATATGGCGTTCAACACACGCGCCCTGCGGGCGGGCGAGGTGTATTCGGCCGAGCCGGGCCTCTACGTCTACGGGCTGGGCGGCTTCCGCCTCGACGACACCGTGGTGGTGGGCAGCGAGCCGGAAGTGATCGTGAAGACGCCGAAGACGCTGGAATACGCCACGGTCGGCTGA
- a CDS encoding Bug family tripartite tricarboxylate transporter substrate binding protein, protein MKRRQWMLGAVLAAALAGQGQAWAETWPARPVRLVVPQAGGSGNDVLARALAEQLGQRWGQAVVVENRPGANGVVAVQYVKGQPADGYTLFFAGVSNLAFNPLLYRKLSYDPQRDLAGVAMLANSPFVLVASPRLGVHSFADFLKLARAQPGALSYASGGIGNSTHLAMALVAERTGLRMLHVPFNGGGGSTSLMAGDTPVMMNVVAGVQPYIAGGKLVPLAVTGAHRLGALPGVPTFGELGYDVAVPGWYAIVARAGTPAALVERINADINAVIGSAAFRDKLANQFLEPIQGPPALVFQTMQRDAAAWAPLIRRLDISL, encoded by the coding sequence ATGAAGAGACGCCAATGGATGTTGGGCGCGGTGCTGGCCGCCGCGCTGGCTGGCCAGGGCCAGGCGTGGGCCGAGACCTGGCCCGCGCGCCCGGTGCGGCTGGTGGTGCCGCAGGCGGGCGGCTCGGGCAACGACGTGCTGGCGCGCGCGCTGGCCGAGCAGCTCGGGCAGCGCTGGGGGCAGGCCGTGGTGGTGGAGAACCGGCCCGGCGCCAACGGCGTGGTGGCGGTCCAGTACGTCAAGGGCCAGCCGGCCGACGGCTATACCTTGTTCTTTGCCGGGGTGTCCAACCTGGCTTTCAATCCGCTGCTGTACCGCAAGCTGTCCTACGATCCCCAGCGCGACCTGGCCGGCGTGGCGATGCTGGCCAACTCGCCCTTCGTGCTGGTGGCCTCGCCCCGGCTCGGGGTGCATAGCTTCGCCGACTTCCTCAAGCTGGCGCGCGCCCAGCCGGGCGCGCTCAGCTATGCCTCGGGCGGCATCGGCAATTCCACCCATCTGGCCATGGCGCTGGTGGCCGAGCGCACCGGCCTGCGCATGCTGCACGTGCCCTTCAACGGCGGCGGCGGCTCCACCAGCCTGATGGCGGGCGATACGCCGGTGATGATGAACGTGGTAGCCGGCGTGCAGCCCTATATCGCGGGCGGCAAGCTGGTGCCGCTGGCGGTCACCGGCGCGCATCGCCTCGGCGCGCTGCCCGGCGTGCCCACCTTCGGCGAGCTGGGCTATGACGTGGCCGTGCCCGGCTGGTATGCCATCGTCGCACGCGCCGGCACGCCGGCCGCGCTGGTCGAGCGCATCAACGCCGACATCAACGCTGTGATCGGCAGCGCCGCCTTCCGCGACAAGCTCGCCAACCAGTTCCTCGAGCCCATCCAGGGCCCGCCGGCCCTGGTGTTCCAGACCATGCAGCGCGATGCCGCGGCCTGGGCCCCGCTGATCCGCCGGCTCGACATTTCGCTGTAA
- a CDS encoding amino acid permease — MSLFRTKDIDAMLAESRVGGLKKVLGPLDLVLMGIGAIVGTGIFVLTGTGALTAGPALTVSFVIAAMACGFAALCYAEFASAIPVSGSIYTYSYATLGEIIAWMIGWDLLLEYGLATSAVSVGWSGYFQSLASGFGLHLPAALTAAPGAVPGVHTVFNLPAFLIMLAITWVVSYGVRESARINNLMVAIKIGVVLLFIAVGVWHVKPANWHPFAPFGFTGIFNAAALVFFAFIGFDAVTSAAEEVRNPRRDLPIGIVGSLAVCTVLYVVVAAIMTGIVPYARFAGIDHPVSLALQVAGENWVAGFVDLGAIVGMTTVILVMTYGQTRIIFAMSRDGLLPARLSSVHPVHATPFFATWTVGIVFALIAAFVPLAVLAELINIGTLSAFSLISIAVLVLRRTRPDLPRAFRCPGVPVVPLLSVAFCVFLMAHLEPLTWVAFLVWLALGLAIYFLYARRNAVLHGKAPARSAG, encoded by the coding sequence ATGAGTTTGTTTCGTACCAAGGATATCGACGCCATGCTGGCCGAAAGCCGCGTGGGTGGACTGAAGAAAGTACTGGGTCCGCTGGACCTGGTGCTGATGGGCATCGGCGCCATCGTCGGCACCGGCATCTTCGTGCTGACCGGTACCGGCGCCCTGACCGCCGGCCCGGCGCTGACGGTGTCCTTCGTCATCGCCGCCATGGCCTGCGGCTTCGCCGCGCTGTGCTACGCCGAGTTCGCCTCGGCGATTCCCGTGTCCGGCTCGATCTACACCTATAGCTATGCCACCCTGGGCGAAATCATTGCCTGGATGATCGGCTGGGACCTGCTGCTCGAGTACGGGCTGGCCACCTCGGCGGTATCGGTGGGCTGGTCGGGCTACTTCCAGTCGCTCGCATCCGGCTTCGGCCTGCACCTGCCGGCGGCGCTCACCGCGGCCCCGGGCGCGGTGCCCGGCGTGCACACGGTGTTCAACCTGCCGGCCTTCCTCATCATGCTGGCCATCACCTGGGTGGTGTCCTACGGCGTGCGCGAGTCGGCTCGCATCAACAACCTGATGGTGGCCATCAAGATCGGCGTGGTGCTGCTGTTCATCGCCGTAGGCGTGTGGCACGTCAAGCCGGCCAACTGGCATCCGTTCGCGCCGTTCGGCTTCACTGGCATCTTCAATGCGGCGGCGCTGGTGTTCTTCGCCTTCATCGGCTTCGACGCCGTGACCTCGGCCGCCGAGGAAGTGCGCAACCCGCGCCGCGACCTGCCGATCGGCATCGTCGGCTCGCTCGCGGTCTGCACCGTGCTGTACGTGGTGGTGGCCGCCATCATGACCGGCATCGTGCCCTATGCCCGCTTCGCCGGCATCGACCACCCGGTCTCGCTGGCCTTGCAGGTCGCCGGCGAGAACTGGGTGGCGGGCTTCGTCGACCTCGGCGCCATCGTCGGCATGACCACGGTGATCCTGGTGATGACCTATGGCCAGACCCGCATCATCTTCGCCATGTCGCGCGACGGACTGCTGCCGGCCAGGCTGTCGTCGGTGCATCCGGTCCACGCCACGCCCTTTTTCGCCACCTGGACCGTGGGCATCGTCTTCGCGCTGATCGCGGCCTTCGTGCCGCTGGCGGTGCTGGCCGAGCTGATCAATATCGGCACGCTGTCGGCCTTCTCGCTGATCTCGATCGCGGTGCTGGTGCTGCGGCGCACGCGCCCGGACCTGCCGCGCGCCTTCCGCTGCCCCGGCGTGCCGGTGGTGCCGCTGCTGTCGGTCGCTTTCTGCGTGTTCCTGATGGCGCACCTCGAGCCGCTGACCTGGGTGGCTTTCCTGGTCTGGCTGGCGCTCGGCCTGGCCATCTACTTCCTCTACGCGCGCCGTAACGCCGTCCTGCACGGCAAGGCGCCGGCGCGCTCCGCCGGCTGA
- the leuC gene encoding 3-isopropylmalate dehydratase large subunit gives MPGRTLYRKLVDSHTVSVLDADNVLLYADLHIMNEYTSPQAFAGLAARARAVARPGQQVAVVDHIIPTHAESPRRIADPASALQARNLKRNCARHGIALFDSDDPLQGIEHVIVPEHGMIRPGMVVLCGDSHTTTYGAFGALGFGIGTSEVEHVLATQTLVYRVARDMRIRIDGRLPAGTTAKDLILHVIGRIGAQGARGYVVEFCGEAIGALSMAGRMTLCNMAVEAGARGALIAPDAVATDYVLARASDIGAAQRAAALAAWQALASDPQARFAAELAFDAAEVVPNVTWGTSPDQVMAVDACVPHPEDFADPAARASAARALDYQGLRGGDALEGLPVQRVFIGSCTNGRIEDLRAAAAIARGRKVAAGVRAMVVPGSGAVREQAEREGIAAVLAAAGFEWRKPGCSMCLAMNDDVLAPGERCASTTNRNFEGRQGRAGRTHLMSPAMAAAAAVTGRITDVRRLEPVHA, from the coding sequence ATGCCAGGCCGCACGCTCTATCGCAAGCTGGTCGATTCGCACACGGTGTCCGTCCTCGACGCGGACAACGTCCTGCTGTACGCGGATCTGCACATCATGAACGAATACACCAGTCCCCAGGCCTTCGCCGGGCTGGCCGCCCGGGCGCGCGCCGTGGCGCGGCCGGGGCAGCAGGTGGCGGTGGTGGACCACATCATTCCCACCCACGCCGAATCGCCGCGGCGCATCGCCGACCCGGCCTCGGCGCTGCAGGCGCGCAACCTCAAGCGCAACTGCGCGCGGCACGGCATCGCGCTGTTCGACAGCGACGATCCGCTGCAGGGCATCGAGCACGTGATCGTGCCGGAGCACGGCATGATCCGACCGGGCATGGTGGTGCTGTGCGGCGACAGCCATACCACCACCTACGGCGCCTTCGGCGCGCTCGGTTTCGGCATCGGGACCTCCGAAGTCGAGCATGTGCTGGCCACGCAGACGCTGGTCTATCGCGTGGCACGCGACATGCGCATCCGTATCGACGGCCGCCTGCCGGCGGGTACCACCGCGAAGGACCTGATCCTGCACGTGATCGGCCGCATCGGCGCCCAGGGCGCGCGCGGCTACGTGGTGGAATTCTGCGGCGAGGCCATCGGCGCGCTGTCGATGGCGGGGCGCATGACCCTGTGCAATATGGCGGTCGAGGCCGGCGCGCGCGGCGCGCTGATCGCTCCCGACGCGGTGGCGACCGACTATGTGCTGGCGCGCGCTTCCGACATCGGCGCGGCGCAGCGGGCCGCCGCGCTGGCTGCCTGGCAGGCGCTGGCATCGGACCCGCAGGCGCGCTTCGCTGCCGAGCTGGCCTTCGATGCCGCCGAGGTGGTCCCCAACGTGACCTGGGGCACCAGCCCCGACCAGGTGATGGCGGTCGATGCCTGCGTGCCGCATCCGGAAGACTTCGCCGATCCCGCCGCGCGCGCCTCCGCCGCACGCGCGCTGGACTACCAGGGCCTGCGCGGCGGCGATGCGCTCGAGGGCCTGCCGGTGCAGCGGGTCTTCATCGGCTCCTGCACCAACGGCCGCATCGAGGACCTGCGCGCGGCCGCCGCCATCGCGCGCGGCCGCAAGGTCGCCGCGGGCGTGCGGGCGATGGTGGTGCCCGGCTCCGGCGCGGTGCGCGAGCAGGCCGAGCGCGAGGGCATCGCCGCCGTGCTGGCCGCGGCCGGCTTCGAGTGGCGCAAGCCGGGCTGCTCGATGTGCCTGGCGATGAACGACGACGTGCTCGCCCCGGGCGAGCGCTGTGCCTCGACCACCAACCGCAATTTCGAGGGACGGCAGGGCCGCGCCGGGCGCACCCACCTGATGAGTCCCGCCATGGCCGCCGCCGCGGCCGTCACCGGGCGCATCACCGACGTGCGCCGCCTGGAGCCCGTCCATGCCTGA
- a CDS encoding PLP-dependent aminotransferase family protein, producing the protein MIPLQLHRSRRGGETLTEQIVNGVAALIERRALRAGAALPSVRRFAMQHGVSTFTVAEAYARLTALGYLSARAGSGYTVAHRHAPAGLAPAPHWQTPELNAAWLLSDVFADHSVPIKAGAGWLPGDWLNEEGLHQAMRAASRVPAAQVSGYGHPFGFGALREHVAAGLGQYGMPVQARQVVLTQGATQALDLVVRTLLRPGDTVLVEAPCYCNLLQILRLAGLRVVGVPRGAAGLDTDALDDAIRAHAPRMLFVNTVLQNPTGASLTSMNAHRVLQLAERHRLLVVEDDIYRELAPAGSPMLAAMDGLSHVIYINGFSKTIAPSLRVGYLAASPELAKALARTKMAVGLTSSEVTERLVYSVLTSGHYGRHVAALAERLRAQQDRIAETMERHGLELLLRPEGGMFAWARLRPQDGPRAAPALSGNRLARLALEHGVWLAPGSYFEPDEADSPWIRFNVATSDAPGLWRFFDAMRAAEPATRAA; encoded by the coding sequence ATGATCCCCCTGCAACTGCACCGCAGCCGCCGCGGCGGCGAGACCCTGACCGAACAGATCGTCAACGGCGTGGCCGCCCTGATCGAGCGCCGCGCGCTGCGTGCCGGCGCCGCCCTGCCCTCGGTGCGCCGCTTCGCGATGCAGCACGGCGTCAGCACCTTCACGGTGGCCGAGGCCTACGCCCGCCTGACCGCGCTCGGCTACCTGAGCGCGCGCGCCGGCTCCGGCTACACGGTGGCGCACCGGCACGCGCCGGCGGGACTGGCGCCGGCACCGCACTGGCAGACCCCGGAACTGAATGCCGCCTGGCTGCTGTCGGATGTCTTCGCCGACCATTCCGTGCCGATCAAGGCCGGCGCCGGCTGGCTGCCGGGCGACTGGCTCAACGAGGAGGGGCTGCATCAGGCCATGCGCGCAGCATCGCGCGTACCGGCCGCCCAGGTGTCCGGCTACGGCCATCCCTTCGGTTTCGGCGCCCTGCGTGAACACGTGGCCGCCGGCCTGGGCCAGTACGGCATGCCGGTGCAGGCCCGCCAGGTGGTACTGACCCAGGGCGCCACCCAGGCGCTCGACCTGGTGGTGCGCACGCTGCTGCGCCCGGGCGACACCGTGCTGGTGGAGGCGCCGTGCTACTGCAACCTGCTGCAGATCCTGCGCCTGGCCGGCCTGCGCGTGGTCGGCGTGCCGCGCGGCGCGGCCGGGCTCGACACCGATGCGCTGGACGATGCCATCCGCGCGCACGCGCCGCGCATGCTGTTCGTCAACACCGTGCTGCAGAACCCGACCGGTGCCTCGCTGACCAGCATGAACGCGCACCGCGTGCTGCAACTGGCCGAGCGCCACCGGTTGCTGGTGGTGGAGGACGACATCTACCGCGAACTGGCGCCGGCCGGCTCGCCCATGCTGGCGGCCATGGACGGGCTGTCGCACGTGATCTACATCAACGGCTTCTCCAAGACCATCGCGCCCTCGCTGCGGGTGGGCTACCTGGCGGCCAGCCCGGAGCTGGCCAAGGCGCTGGCCCGCACCAAGATGGCCGTCGGGCTGACCTCGTCGGAAGTGACCGAGCGGCTCGTCTACTCGGTGCTGACCAGCGGCCACTACGGACGCCACGTCGCCGCGCTGGCCGAACGGCTGCGGGCCCAGCAGGACCGCATCGCGGAAACCATGGAACGGCATGGGCTGGAACTGCTGCTGCGGCCGGAGGGGGGCATGTTCGCCTGGGCCAGGCTGCGGCCCCAGGACGGCCCGCGCGCCGCGCCGGCGCTGTCGGGCAACCGCCTCGCCAGGCTGGCGCTGGAACACGGGGTATGGCTGGCGCCGGGCTCCTACTTCGAGCCCGACGAGGCCGACTCGCCATGGATCCGCTTCAATGTGGCCACCAGCGATGCGCCCGGGCTGTGGCGCTTCTTCGATGCGATGCGCGCCGCGGAGCCGGCGACGCGAGCCGCCTGA
- a CDS encoding acyloxyacyl hydrolase, protein MTRKEEGHPPVSQRSRVGLLRPRLFAAAALAAGLAGAAHADPTVQAAFGRDPSHGINKYEVALNWDSGFNWGNPDSWLLRLQWEVELAEWFPQSGTNRHNVTEFGFTPLLRLEKHGFAGFVPFLEVGAGARLLSSTYTSDEHRSGTAFQFGDIFGLGAMFGARNQFEAGFRFQHVSNAGIKEPNPGTNFYTGYVRYRF, encoded by the coding sequence ATGACGCGAAAAGAAGAAGGTCATCCCCCCGTTTCGCAACGTTCCCGCGTGGGCCTGCTGCGTCCGCGCCTCTTCGCCGCGGCGGCCCTGGCCGCCGGCCTTGCCGGCGCCGCCCACGCCGATCCCACCGTGCAGGCGGCATTCGGCCGCGACCCGAGCCACGGCATCAACAAATACGAAGTCGCCCTGAACTGGGATTCCGGCTTCAACTGGGGCAACCCGGACAGCTGGCTGCTGCGCCTGCAGTGGGAAGTCGAGCTGGCCGAGTGGTTTCCCCAGAGCGGCACCAATCGCCACAACGTGACCGAGTTCGGTTTCACGCCGCTGCTGCGGCTGGAAAAGCATGGTTTCGCTGGCTTCGTGCCCTTCCTGGAGGTCGGCGCGGGTGCGCGCCTGCTGAGCAGTACCTATACATCGGACGAGCATCGCTCCGGCACCGCGTTCCAGTTCGGCGACATTTTCGGCCTGGGTGCGATGTTCGGGGCGCGCAACCAGTTCGAGGCCGGCTTCCGCTTCCAGCACGTGTCCAATGCCGGCATCAAGGAGCCGAACCCGGGCACGAACTTCTATACCGGCTACGTCCGCTACCGCTTCTGA
- the leuD gene encoding 3-isopropylmalate dehydratase small subunit, with product MPEHTVSPHHACAGGAALTVIEGVAAPLPLPNLDTDQIMPKQFLRIIDKSGLDRGLFHDMRFDEHGAPRADFVLNQPRYRQASVLVAGPNFGCGSSREHAVWGLQQAGIAAVIASGFGEIFYSNAFNNRLLLVMLPQAEVEQLLQALQSAESPRVRIDLDDLSVRAPGFAAGFTLAARQREMFRRGLDMIGLTLTQAEAIAAFARRHHAHSPWLYDVAAATMARLRAQADGQGRHTGEGTDV from the coding sequence ATGCCTGAGCACACCGTATCCCCGCATCACGCTTGCGCCGGCGGCGCGGCGCTGACCGTCATCGAAGGCGTGGCCGCGCCCTTGCCGCTGCCCAATCTCGACACCGACCAGATCATGCCCAAGCAGTTCCTGCGCATCATCGACAAGTCGGGGCTGGACCGCGGCCTGTTCCACGATATGCGCTTCGACGAGCACGGCGCGCCGCGCGCGGACTTCGTGCTGAACCAGCCGCGCTATCGCCAGGCCAGCGTGCTGGTGGCCGGCCCCAACTTCGGCTGCGGCTCGAGCCGCGAGCACGCCGTGTGGGGCCTGCAGCAGGCCGGCATCGCCGCCGTGATCGCCTCCGGCTTCGGCGAGATCTTCTATTCGAACGCCTTCAACAACCGCCTGCTGCTGGTGATGCTGCCGCAGGCCGAAGTCGAGCAGCTGCTGCAGGCGCTGCAGTCGGCCGAGTCGCCGCGCGTGCGCATCGACCTGGACGACCTGAGCGTGCGCGCGCCCGGCTTCGCGGCGGGCTTCACGCTTGCCGCGCGCCAGCGCGAGATGTTCCGCCGCGGACTGGACATGATCGGCCTGACGCTGACCCAGGCCGAGGCCATCGCCGCCTTCGCGCGCCGCCATCACGCGCACAGCCCTTGGCTGTACGATGTGGCCGCCGCGACCATGGCGCGCCTGCGGGCCCAGGCGGACGGCCAAGGGCGGCACACAGGGGAGGGGACCGATGTTTGA